Part of the Cottoperca gobio unplaced genomic scaffold, fCotGob3.1 fCotGob3_42arrow_ctg1, whole genome shotgun sequence genome, AACGAAAATGAAGGAAGGAATTAgtgggaaataaaaacaaagagtaCAATAACTAAAGATTAACCAGTTTAATTACACAACTAAACATTTGTTTACTGAACCAACTGTTCCACTACATGGAGTCTTGTTTTGAGCTGGAAGAGTATTAATCAACATTGTGGGGACTCACCGTTAATATAGAGGCAGATATACAAATGTTATTGAGGGTTAGGGTGGATTCTTTTTGGATCTCATATTGGAATCACTCGTCCCTTGTTATGTAATATGTTACTTGATATTTTAGCCCTATATTTGAACTTCTGCTCTATTTTATGTCTTTGATTGTCTTTTTTGGGGACAAGCATCCGGCTCCCCTCTCAGGATTAGGGTGTTTTTCCATATTAGctaaaatggaagaaaaggaaacaaactTCAGACTAACTGGAGATTATTAATCACATTGCGAGGACGATCACACACTAACGTTGTGGGGACTCACTCACCATATGGGGACAAGCATCTGGCTCCTTTATTTTTAAGGGTAAGATGTTATTTTATGGTTTTGGGTTCAAGATTTGATTGAGGGTGGATTGGACATGTAGTGGTTAAGGGTTATGGCCACCTCCGGAGAACGACTGTCAATACAATGTCCCCATGAGTGACAcagactgtgtgttttcaggagaAGCAACGCTTCCTGACTGATGTCCTCCATGAGGTGATGCTATTGGATGGCCTAAATTCCTCCCACCCAATCTCCCAGGAAGTGGAGCAGGCGGCGGACATCGACCGAGTCTTTGACTGGATCGCCTACAAAAAAGTAAGTGATGAAATATGATGACATGGGTGATGGCCTAGTTGTCTTGTGGTACACCTTcgaaaccagaaggttgtgagttcaacaccagggctgccaccattgtgcccctgaacAAGGCACTtaactgtccctgtagttagttcactgtaagtcgctctggataagagcgtccgctaaatgacctgtaatgtcatGTGATGACATAATAGTAACTTGAGGACAACTTGGTGAGCCGATGTAGCTTGCGagctaacggctaacatgctagcTAGCCGGTTACAGTCTAGCCACAATGTCCTGTGGAGGTAACGTCACGTTCCACTGATCACAACAATTCTGAAGAAGCTAATTGATGAGTGTCAGTTGTTTTTGTGATTCTGTTTGATGTGTTTCTCTGTGCTGTCTGCAGGGGGCGGCGTTGATCCGGATGCTGGCTAACGTCATGGGACAGACGCTGTTCCAGAAAGGACTCAATGTAAGTCCATGTCGGGTCCAGCTGTGTATACAGAGGTTTATAAATCAGAGCACAACAGGGAGAGCTGGGGTTTGGCTTTAAAACGGTTTGTCACCTGGATTCAGgctaaagctgtgtgtgtgtgtgtgtgtgtgtgtgtgtgtgtgtgtgtgtgtgtgtgtgtgtgtgtgtgtgtgtgtgtgtgtgtgtgtgtgtgtgtgtgtgtgtgatgttctGGCTAAACCCGACGGTGTGGAGCATACTGAGTGTACTGGGTGTTGAATAAATGGATTTGGCTTCAGGGGCAGTTTGAGAGGAAgttttgcttcttctttctgctgtaaaacaataatataatccGCTGCGAGTGACCTGAATCACTTTATTTAGTGTCCAGAGCTTCAGTTTTAATACTCTCAGGGCAGATGTTTGGTATTCAAGACTACAGccaatattttccaaaatacTTTAGTCACAAGTAAAACTAACCCCGAACACTAGACACCAATAAAGTTTCCATATTTTATGTATCCAGCTTTTTAGTCgtcaaatttaaagaaatattctaaatatactGGAATGACTAAAGAATAAAGTTCTTTACTGTAGAATATATGTTAATAATGTGTATGTTCTCAGAGTATTTATAGACCTCCCTTACTGTTGAATGATACATacctgtatacatatatacgttaCCGTGCACTTTACTGCTTTTTGCAGGAACCTCACGTTTCCTCAGAACGTCtgcaataaagttgaatctcattattttaaactCTCTTAAAATTCATAAAGTTCAACGGCTCCAGACGGCATTGGGTTTCAGAGGTTTAGGGATGTTTGCAGTATGACAGCAGAACATGAGGATAATTTCAGTTTAATGAGGTACCATAAGATCTTTGGAATTATGTTTGTATCTCCATTGAGGTTTACTTAGGGACAAGTTCAAAGTAGAATTCAATACATTGATCCATGGTGGAGAAAGGCAGCTGGCGTTGGTACATAATGATGAAACATGAATCAGATATGAGGGGACATGTTATTTTGGGAGAATCTCAGTTTTTATTGATAATGTTTTCACTCTGCAGATTTGAATTTCTAAACAGAGCGGTCGTGCATTTTGACCCAAACGTCTGAGAGACACAGCGGCGCAGATAACGACGTCAGTGATGTTAATAAAAGAGCTGCTAACTGGCTCTCTGATGGTTCACACTGCTGAATGTAAATGTCATCAGAGCTGCACAAACTGAACGAACGTCATCgcacagaaacaaaacacttctATCCACAAAATTCAGAAGCTTTCAGTTACTGTAAAAATGATGTCATGTGATGCAAGGTGGAAGTgggttaaatatatattctgtcAGCGTGTGAatcccctgcacacacacacacacacacacacacacacacacacacacacacacacacacacacacacacacacacacacacacacacacactcacacacactctcacacacacacacacacacacacacacacacacacacacacacacacacacacacacacacacacacacacacacatgcatacattcaCACTATGTCCTGATTTTCATGCAGAAACTGTCAGTGACCTGGAACACACTGAGAACAGGATGCTATATAAAACACTGCtgatccagctgtgtgtgtgtgtgtgtgtgtgtgtgtgtgtgtgtgtgtgtgtgtgtgtgtgtgtgtgtgtgtgtgtgtgtaacagatcCATATAGGCCACATTGTGCTGAACATAAACCCAAACTACATAATAGAAGCATTAGTTTCAGTCCTCAGCTGCATAagaaaaaatctatattttatttagtaatTCTCTGATTATTTCttgcattttaacattttaactgcaacaacataaaacacattgtgATTAATACGATTTAGATTTTgtaatttataatattatttgaataatttagcCAACACATAACTCTATAAATCTGTAGTATTACCATATGAAACATGTGTGATTTACATACAGCAGCTTAGTTACTGGAgttgtttgtaaatgtttgatatggacatatatattatatatgttgtatatattatatatgttgtatatattatatatgttgtatatattatatatgttgtattttatgtgtTCTAGTTTTACTGCCTCACTGTCCTGATAGGTGACGATTGCTCATAAGTTGCAAACAGATATAATGAGTTTACGTTCTTATAGAACATGCACAATATAAAGtcgccccaaacagcagttctcTGCAGCGCACAGGAGCCGGCTGTCCCGTCGAGGACGTGTTGATGCAAGAAACAGGTTCATGTTGTCCTCAGAGATCTTCTCCCTCACAGCTCTGATCATTACAACTCGCACCTTCTCACAGCCGCTCGTTATCAGACTGGTTTAGGTGTATCATGCTgctaatcgtgtgtgtgtgtgtgtgtgtgtgtgtgtgtgtgtgtgtgtgtgtgtgtgtgtgtgtgtgtgtgtgtgtgtgtgtgtgtgtgtgtgtgtgtgtgtgtgtgtgtgtgttttatctctcGTCATGTCAGCTTTAGTGAATGTGAGAGAgtcaaagccacacacacactcagagttGTTATCATGTGTGTCATCTTGGTCCAATAAAGAGCCTCTTGCCTTatcaacctccacacacaccctgaCTGACAGTGAGGaatcttctctctcacacacacacacacacacacacagtggacggAGGCATCGTGTGTATCACCCAGGAGCAGATTAGTGCTCTTTCTAAGTAGGTGTTCTGTGTTATCTTCTGCTTCTTTCCAGCCTTTTTCTAGTTTTATTATAAACCCAATAACCTCCTCGAGCTTTTCTGACCCCAATCCTCCGCAGAGAGAATTAGTTTTCTCCACACTACAGAAAACCGACGGGGATGAAACCAGACACAACTGTCACTGGTGATTTACAGGTTGAAAACGAAGCTGCCGCGCCACTAAGTTCCTTTTGAAGTGGGAGATTCTCTGTGGGAGCTTTTGAGGCTTCTCCTTGTTCATTAGCTTAGAAAGTTTAAATCAGAGTTTTGAAGTCAGAGCAGGGATTGAGCCCAAAGCCCTTTAGACTCAACGCAGGCACTAAACTCACTGCACTGCTGGCGTGTCGTGTCACTGAGATTTAAACTCACAATTTCAAACACTTAACCCTTTTAAAGATGCTTTGAAATGCTTCTTTTTAGTCTTCCCGCACAACAAGTCGTGTAACATTATATTTAACTTCaacagaggtggaagaagtactcgcAGTACCACCAAAAGTTTAAAAGAACTCATTGTGCATACTTCCCGTCACATGGTGTTTCAGCTCTGATCTGTTCTCTGCTTTTGTTTCCAGGATTATCTGCTGAGTCACATGTACAGCAACGCAGCCAGAGACGACCTGTGGAGCAAGATGACTCAGGTACcagtctgtttacctgtctgggTGTTGAACCATCTGTCCTCCCGTGGCTCAAAGGCTCCGGGGCGTGCAGGTGTTAGTGCCTCGCTCCACAGCCGGGGGTTTGAACCTGTAGCCGCTTCACACGCGTCTCTTCGGGGGATGTAGCAGGCAGCCTGACAGAAGCTGTTAATTATTTAACGTTGCACTTCTAACGAAGGCCGGAGAGACGCTCGTTAAGACTTGATGGGACGGAGACGAGGAAAaagtcctgttgccatggtgacgtGACTGACAGGCGGAGGACGGGCTCTCTGGTTCGTCCTGCTCACAGGATGCTTCAGGAGAAAAGTCTGTGTGATTGGATTCACCTTCGTCAGCGATGTTGTGTTGAGTCGGCTCGTTAATGAgctgccagccaatcagagcgcaATGCTTTCCTCTCATTAGCTGACTGCAGGCTACATGTTGACGACGCATAAAGATCTAGTTGCTGATGTCATCACTGAACGATTTGTAGATTATTCACATGTcgtgttgttttttattccaGGCCATGCGCGTGGAGGGGCGGGAGATCGACATCGGACAGATGATGGACAGGTGGACTCTACAAATGGGCTACCCCGTGGTGACCATCAGAAAGAACCAATCAGAGCTCCCCACTCATTACATCACTGTCCACCAGGAGCACTTCCTGTATGGGCAGGAAGTCAGAAGCAACAACAGGTGGGAGTTTAACATCTTTgttatactgtaaatgtaatgttaagaCTTCGGAGAGTCTGAAGCAGCTTTTATTAAGTTATTATATTCTTATGAGCTTAAACCTCTGACTTTAACTTATCCTTTAAAAAGTCTCTACGCCTCAAGAGTTAAAGGTTTTTACTGaaatgtataaagaaatatgaaGTTCTTAGAGTCAGGAATGTAACTCGTCTCATATGTTTCTTGTGTAATCAGAAATGAACTATGTTACAACTGCATGtcattgtgcaaccctgtgcTGATCCTTCAATAATGTGCACGACATTAACATAAAGTCCTTGAGCTCTGAATTCACCGATGAACAGAAAATCACTTGATCTGTCCACACACCTGCTCTTCATATCGTCGAGTCCTTCCACACACCTGCTCTTCATATCGTCGAGTCCTTCCACACACCTGCTCTTCATATCGTCGAGTCCTTCCACACACCTGCTCTTCATATCGTCGAGTCCTTCCACACACCTGCTCTTCATATCGTCGAGTCCTGTCCTTCCACACACCTGCTCTTCATATCGTCGAGTCCTTCCACACACCTGCTCTTCATATCGTCGAGTCCTTCCACACACCTGCTCTTCATATCGTCGAGTCCTTCCACACACCTGCTCTTCATATCGTCGAGTCCTTCCACACACCTGCTCTTCATATCGTCGAGTCCTTCCACACACCTGCTCTTCATATCGTCGAGTCCTTCCACACACCTGCTCTTCATATCGTCGAGTCCTTCCACACACCTGTTCTTCATATCGTCGAGTCCTTCCACACACCTGCTCTTCATATCGTCGAGTCCTTCCACACACCTGCTCTTCATATCGTCGAGTCCTTCCACACACCTGTTCTTCATATCGTCGAGTCCTTCCACACACCTGTTCTTCATATCATGGAGTCCTTCCACACACCTGCTCTTCATATCATCTAGTCCTTCCACACATCTGCTCTTCATATCATCGAGTCCTTCCACACACCTGTTCTTCATATCATGGAGTCCTTCCACACACCTGCTCTTCATATCATCGAGTCCTTCCACACACCTGTTCTTCATATCATGGAGTCCTTCCACACACCTGTTCTTCATATCATCTAGTCCTTCCACACACCTGCTCTTCATATCATCTAGTCCTTCCACACATCTGCTCTTCATATCATCTAGTCCTTCCACACATCTGTTCTTCATATCATCTAGTCCTTCCACACACCTGCTCTTCATATCATGGAGTCCTTCCACACACCTGCTCTTCATATCATCTAGTCCTTCCACACATCTGTTCTTCATATCATCTAGTCCTTCCACACacctgctcttcttcctcctcaaaCTCTTTGTTTCACAACTGAATAAGTTTGTGCTGCATTTTCTCCTGAAAAAGCACTTCTCTAGTTCTCCTCCACATTCTTTACCACCTTTTCATCATTTATATCTCATTTATATTTGATTCACATGATGTTTTATTCACATCCTTCACAACCTCTGGAGTTTATTCTCTTCGCTGTTTTATCGacccacttcctcctccatcaaTACTGCAGCAGCTTCTCTTTACCTGTTGTCCACGgcttctctttcctctgcagCGTCCTCATCTCTTCCTGTCATGTGTCTGTACCTAACTGACATTTACAATCAATCTGACCTACTCAGCTTCTCACCAAAAGTTTCTTTACCTTCTTCTTTCcatgtttcctcctcttctgttcTTTCAACTCTTTTGTGTTTCACCTGAGCTCCTCCACTCAGAGTCGCTCCCGAGCTCTCGGCAGCTGATGAGCTGACACTGTTTGTCGTAGGCGGAGCTGAACTCTTTCTTTCGCGCTTGTCGAGTCTCACGGGGCTGCGTTCAGACACACTCTGCGGTCCCAGGGCGTTCACCAGCGCTTGTAAAGATAAAACTGTTGTTGTGCTTTTAGCTGAACCCTCAGTTGATGGTGTCAGAGGCAGACGCTGTGTTTGATCCTGTAGAGCTGCGTTCAGAAGCACGCAGCGTCCCACGGTGTTACAAGCTGTTGACTTAAACTTGTTTATCTGTTGGGATTCTTAGAGATGTACTGAAATATACGGGAAGACATTGAAACGTCACTCGACGGCCAATCAGCTCCTTCCAACTGGTTGAGACTCAAACAATCGTCGCCTGTTTCTAAGCTGTGAATCTAAAAGCTTAACTACAGCGCGGCTCGCAGCCTCTGCAGGACCTTCTGTCTTCAGACCTGACGGATCTCAGAACAACCGGCGACTCTCTGACACAAAGCAACATTGTTCTTCACTTCTGAATCTGTTCAAGGCTTTTCACAAAAATGATGAAAAGGTTTTGCTCAAGTAAGAATCTGGTTTTCATTTCAATAAATCTGTCTAACGCCGAATGAGGGAACACAAAGGGGATTGAGCCCGTGGCCCGCAGATGAGAGCCGCTGCTCTTAAGGTGTTaagaagtgtgtgtctgtgaagtGAGATCCAGAAACACATCTGCAGTTATCGCTTCATCACCAGCGGAGCCTCCGGAGAAACAAAATGGAAGATCAGACTGTTGGACTTGTGCTGTAGAAGTTGTTAAACTTTAAATAATACTCGTCAATGTTTAAATTATGCCTTTGAtgataattagttatgtatctgtcctctctcctgaCGTCTAAGACTGAACCTCCTGAACACATGAAGCTCAAACTAACTGTCCAACTTCTGTCTCTTAAAGAAAGTAAGAAAttaagcttttctttcttttatcttccTTTTCACATTATTCAAACTTAAAGTGTTACGCTGACATTTTAACATCAAACGTTGTTCTTTGTCAAACACTCTCTGGCGGTTTGAAAGAGACGTTTCAAACGTTTTGTTTTCTCAGCGTCAAACAAACCTacgaggaaaacacacacacagagacacacacacacacacacagagacacagacacacacacacacacacacacacacacacacacacacacacacacagagacacagacacacacacacacacacacacacagacacacacacacacacacacacagagacacagacacacacacacacacacacacacacacacacacacacacacacacacagagacacagagacacacacagagacacacagagacacagacacacacacacacacacacacacacacacacacagacacacacacacacacacacacacacacacacacacagagacacacacacacacacagacacacacacacacacacacacagagacacacacacacagagacacacacagagagacacacacacacacacaaagagagagagagacacacacacacacacacacacacacacacacacagacacacacacacacacacacacagagacacacacacacagagacacacacagagagacacacacacacacacaaagagagagagagacacacacacacacacacacacacacacacacacacacacacacacacacacacacacacaatgtataaATGAGTCTGACTTCATGATTATTACTGAGTTTCTAAACGTTTCACTTTCTTAAAAGACGCGAGCTGACAAAGAGAAACCTCAGGACGGTTAATGACGAGGTCGAGCTGACGATACTGGAGATAATTCAAAGGGCACGTGAACACATCACGACTCGTCTGTGTGATTGTGGctaaagagaagagaagcctCGTCACCTGACGGGTGATTGTGTTTGATTTAATGAGCAGGACAGAGATACATTATTCATCATCCACACCAGCTGTAAGAAGTGCAGAGTATTTATAAACCGCTCCACGTCTCTCAGGTGTTGACGATCCTTCAAACATGTGTGGTGAGGAGAACGGCAGTGACACAACATTACAATggaaacagcacacacacacacacacacacatacacactgttgTCTAAAGTAAACAACCTTCATTTCgatcaaatattaataaacacattctgctgactgtgtgtgtgtgtgtgtgtgtgtgtgtgtgtgtgtgtgtgtgtgtgtgtgtgtgtgtgtgtgtgtgtgtgtgtgtgtgtgtgtgtgtgtgtaattgggTTCAAATCGCGTTGATATAAATATCAGATTGAATACTTGGTTGCTAGGCAGTGGTATTGATCCAAGGTTGCCCGCGGCGAAACACAGCTGTTATGGGTAAATGGGTCTTTCTCTGGCTGATTGTAACAATGCCCCCTactatacacgcacacacacacacacacacacaccttctccttAAATAGCTGAATTGATCGGAGTGTGTAATGCTGATTGTTTGCCGTCTGTAATTAAAATGCTCCTTAATTAAAATTTGAATCAATTTAATCGGAatgagtatttaaaaaatactaattaaactattaaaaactcTTTTAGCGCAACTAAAGTGAAGGTAAAGACTACtcgcatagtgtgtgtgtgtgtgtgtgagtgtgagtgtgtgtgtgtgagtgtgtgtgtgtgtgagtgtgagtgtgagtgtgtgtgtgtgtgtgagtgtgtgtgtgcgtgagagtgtgtgtgtgtgtatgtgtgtgtgtgagtgtgtgtgtgagtgtgtgtgtgcgtgagtgtgtgtgtgtgggtgtgtgtgtgtgagtgtgtgtgagtgtgagtgtctgagtgtgtgtgagtgtgtgtgagtgtgtgtgagtgtgagtgtgtgtgagtgtgtgtgagtgtgagtgtgtgtgagtgtgtgtgtgtgtgtatgtgtgagtgtgtgtgtgtgtgagtgtatgtgtgtgtatgtgtcaccAGCGAAAAGCATCAGGAAGTCATTTGTTCCTGATGAGCTCTTAAAGAAGTCGTCTCTGCGTCTCTGTTTGTTATTTACGCAGGAAAAGCTTTTCAGGGATGGAAGAAGTCACggcttcagtaaaagtagtcatacACAATATGTAAATACTCCATAACAACTGCATGCAACTCTTAACCAATATTATGCAATGCATTAATGATATAAATGCAGTAATGCACAGGATGCTTATTCCCGTAAGCATTGATTCACAGTGTGCACAAGTGTTCCACACGTTGGGTTTGCTGCTGTAAtcagatgttttttaaatgtagcagTTGGGAAGTGGATAATTAAAACGCTGTATTTATGCAGATTAAAACTTGAAAGAAAGCGAAGCTTGAGAAGAAGACGGGTAACTCTTGCATCAGTGGAAGTTCTTTGACTGTGGGATTGATTTACAATAATGAAATGATCATATGAGTCCGCAGCTCCTCTGGTTCTCCTCAAATGAGACTTCAGAGTGTCTGAAATCACAAGCGTTCAACAGTGGAAAACATCAATTATGACGGCACTACAACTTACTTGAAAAATATTTACTCTGCGGAGTTACTCGCACGTCATTCTGGCTCCAATGAGAAAAACCACTTGTCTCCTTAATGCCAACTTCTCAGGGACGGAGAAAAACAGCGCTGTCGAtgcaattttaaaataattggtATTTAAAGGTCTTACAAGGCTGATATGTTTGGGGAAGTTCACTCGAGCAGTAAAAGAGCAATTATGTATCTTTCATGtgatctgaaaatgtaaaaatcactGCTGGTTTTCACTGGAAAGCACATTTAACCTCTCGCTCTCTGAAGAGGACAATCACCCTCAGCTACTTCCACTTGACGGATGTTCTCTGACTGCTGCAGCTATTACactcacacttcctgtctcttccctcTTGCAGTCAGTGTCAACCGCTCCATTTCCAGCTGACGGATGTTGAGCGTGTCACCACCGGCCGTCACTCTCTCTCTAATGTCTCTCTATCTGATAACTGAGGCAATAAAACCAAATCCAATTCTGCCGAACATTACTgacat contains:
- the LOC115005995 gene encoding thyrotropin-releasing hormone-degrading ectoenzyme-like; the encoded protein is MTISSLGFLHSKNVFLCHEKQRFLTDVLHEVMLLDGLNSSHPISQEVEQAADIDRVFDWIAYKKGAALIRMLANVMGQTLFQKGLNDYLLSHMYSNAARDDLWSKMTQAMRVEGREIDIGQMMDRWTLQMGYPVVTIRKNQSELPTHYITVHQEHFLYGQEVRSNNSLLWQIPLTVAVGNASSVSPESLIWINNKTETHRIGQMDDSTWLLGNINQTGYFRVNYDLQNWKLLIQQLHNNPQIISVGNRAGLIDDAFNLAR